In Streptomyces puniciscabiei, a single genomic region encodes these proteins:
- a CDS encoding transglycosylase SLT domain-containing protein has translation MSRISVRGFAVASATAVTAVGSVVGVASGSVAQNNDAEPTAADTTLLADIPAGQQAQVQSASLTQQADAQAIAADASAKKDAEEAARKAAAETAIAKKAAAEQAAKEAKARAEAKSAASRDSARDSSSFPVQSSYTVAQIQAMARQMVASDQFQCFSNIVDHESSWNYQATNASSGAYGLFQALPAGKYASAGADWQTNPATQIKWGLNYMNSRYGSPCQAWSFWAANHWY, from the coding sequence GTGAGCCGGATTTCGGTCCGGGGATTCGCAGTGGCCTCGGCCACCGCGGTCACCGCCGTCGGAAGCGTCGTCGGAGTTGCCTCGGGCAGCGTCGCGCAGAACAACGACGCCGAGCCGACGGCCGCCGACACCACGCTCCTCGCGGACATACCCGCGGGCCAGCAGGCCCAGGTACAGTCCGCGTCCCTGACGCAGCAGGCCGACGCCCAGGCCATCGCCGCGGACGCGAGCGCCAAGAAGGACGCCGAGGAGGCGGCCCGCAAGGCAGCCGCCGAGACCGCCATCGCGAAGAAGGCGGCGGCCGAGCAGGCGGCCAAGGAGGCCAAGGCGCGCGCCGAGGCCAAGTCCGCGGCCAGCCGCGACAGCGCCCGCGACTCCTCCAGCTTCCCGGTCCAGAGCAGCTACACCGTCGCGCAGATCCAGGCGATGGCGCGTCAGATGGTGGCGTCCGACCAGTTCCAGTGCTTCAGCAACATCGTGGACCACGAGTCCAGCTGGAACTACCAGGCGACGAACGCCTCCTCCGGTGCCTACGGCCTCTTCCAGGCCCTGCCCGCCGGCAAGTACGCCTCCGCCGGCGCCGACTGGCAGACGAACCCGGCGACCCAGATCAAGTGGGGCCTCAACTACATGAACAGCCGGTACGGCAGCCCCTGCCAGGCCTGGTCGTTCTGGGCGGCCAACCACTGGTACTAG
- a CDS encoding PhoH family protein — protein MVTSTKRHKPDRRTYVLDTSVLLADPNALTRFDEHEVVLPIVVVTELEAKRHHPELGYFARQALRLLDDYRVKNGRLDAPIPIGDLGGTVRVELNHSDPSVLPTGYRLGDNDSRILAVARNLQAEGYDVTVVSKDLPLRIKASSVGLLAEEYRAELAITENSGWTGMSELTLSGEQVDILFEEGHLYVPEVTELPVHTGLTIHSERGKALGRVTAEGNVRLVRGDREAFGIKGRSAEQRIALDLLLDPDVGIVSMGGRAGTGKSALALCAGLEAVLERRQHQKVMVFRPLYAVGGQELGYLPGTEAEKMSPWAQAVFDTLSAVTSREVIEEVTARGMLEVLPLTHIRGRSLHDAFVIVDEAQSLERNVLLTVLSRIGANSRVVLTHDVAQRDNLRVGRYDGVVAVVEKLKGHPLFAHVTLTRSERSQIAALVTEMLEDGHI, from the coding sequence GTGGTGACCAGCACAAAGCGCCACAAGCCAGACCGGCGCACCTATGTTCTCGACACCAGCGTCCTGCTGGCCGACCCGAACGCCCTGACCCGCTTCGACGAGCACGAGGTCGTGCTCCCCATCGTGGTGGTCACGGAGCTGGAGGCCAAGCGGCACCATCCCGAACTCGGCTACTTCGCCCGCCAGGCCCTGCGCCTGCTGGACGACTACCGGGTGAAGAACGGTCGCCTCGACGCCCCCATCCCCATCGGGGACCTGGGCGGGACCGTCCGTGTCGAGCTCAACCACTCGGACCCCAGCGTGCTGCCCACCGGCTACCGCCTGGGGGACAACGACTCCCGCATCCTCGCGGTGGCCCGCAATCTGCAGGCCGAGGGGTACGACGTCACCGTCGTGTCGAAGGACCTCCCGCTCAGGATCAAGGCCTCCTCCGTCGGTCTCCTCGCCGAGGAGTACCGCGCGGAGCTCGCCATCACGGAGAACTCCGGCTGGACCGGAATGTCCGAACTGACCCTCTCCGGCGAGCAGGTGGACATCCTCTTCGAGGAAGGGCACCTCTACGTCCCCGAGGTCACCGAGCTGCCGGTGCACACGGGGCTGACCATTCACTCCGAGCGCGGCAAGGCGCTCGGCCGGGTCACCGCCGAGGGCAATGTCCGTCTGGTGCGCGGCGACCGTGAGGCGTTCGGCATCAAGGGCCGCAGTGCCGAGCAGCGGATCGCCCTCGACCTGCTGCTCGACCCGGACGTCGGCATCGTCTCGATGGGCGGCCGGGCCGGCACCGGCAAGTCGGCGCTGGCGCTGTGCGCGGGCCTGGAGGCGGTCCTGGAGCGCCGTCAGCACCAGAAGGTGATGGTGTTCCGGCCGCTGTACGCGGTCGGCGGGCAGGAGTTGGGCTATCTGCCCGGCACCGAGGCGGAGAAGATGAGCCCGTGGGCGCAGGCCGTCTTCGACACGCTGTCGGCGGTCACCAGCCGCGAGGTCATCGAGGAGGTCACCGCGCGCGGGATGCTGGAGGTGCTCCCGCTCACCCACATCCGCGGCCGCTCGCTGCACGACGCGTTCGTGATCGTGGACGAGGCGCAGTCGCTCGAACGGAATGTGCTGCTCACCGTTCTGTCCCGAATCGGCGCGAATTCACGGGTCGTTCTCACCCATGACGTGGCACAAAGGGACAATCTGCGCGTGGGACGCTACGACGGGGTGGTCGCCGTCGTCGAGAAGCTCAAGGGGCATCCGCTTTTCGCCCATGTCACGCTGACCCGGTCCGAGAGGTCCCAGATTGCGGCGCTTGTGACCGAAATGCTGGAGGACGGTCACATCTGA
- a CDS encoding isoprenyl transferase — MNLRDNLRSLLVRLYARRVEGHLDHAQVPKHIGVIMDGNRRWAKASGSTTVHGHRAGAEKIEEFLGWCTETDVEVVTLWLLSTDNFDRPQEELVPLLGIIEDVVRTLAADGRWRVHHVGTMDLLPGGMQRTLKEAEEATAHIDGILVNVAIGYGGRQEIADAVRAMLLDARDKGVTMEDLAESVDVDMIGRHLYTGDQPDPDLVIRTSGEQRLSGFMLWQTAHSEYYFCEVFWPAFRKVDFLRALRDYAARHRRYGG; from the coding sequence GTGAACCTGCGCGACAACCTGCGCAGCCTGCTCGTCAGGCTCTACGCACGCCGGGTGGAGGGCCACCTGGACCACGCCCAGGTGCCCAAGCACATCGGCGTCATCATGGACGGCAACCGCCGCTGGGCGAAGGCGTCCGGCTCCACCACCGTCCACGGCCACCGGGCCGGTGCGGAAAAGATCGAGGAGTTCCTCGGCTGGTGCACCGAGACCGACGTCGAGGTCGTCACCCTGTGGCTGCTGTCCACGGACAACTTCGACCGGCCGCAGGAGGAACTCGTCCCGCTGCTCGGCATCATCGAGGACGTCGTCCGCACGCTCGCCGCCGACGGCCGCTGGCGCGTGCACCACGTCGGCACGATGGACCTGCTGCCGGGCGGCATGCAGCGCACCCTGAAGGAGGCCGAGGAGGCCACCGCCCACATCGACGGCATACTCGTCAACGTGGCCATCGGCTACGGCGGCCGGCAGGAGATCGCCGACGCCGTGCGCGCCATGCTGCTCGACGCCCGCGACAAGGGCGTGACGATGGAGGACCTCGCCGAGTCCGTCGACGTCGACATGATCGGCCGTCACCTCTACACCGGCGACCAGCCCGACCCGGACCTCGTCATCCGCACCAGCGGCGAGCAGAGGCTGTCCGGATTCATGCTGTGGCAGACCGCGCACTCCGAGTACTACTTCTGCGAGGTCTTCTGGCCCGCCTTCCGGAAGGTCGACTTCCTGCGCGCCCTGCGCGACTACGCCGCACGTCACCGACGTTACGGCGGCTGA